The following proteins are encoded in a genomic region of Streptomyces sp. NBC_01723:
- a CDS encoding helix-turn-helix domain-containing protein — translation MSSGNARRSELGAFLKARRTELSPAQVGLPESASRRRVKGLRREEVALLASISPDYYTRLEQGRRQASEPVLDALARVLRLDDGERAYLFELSGRGAARPRRRTAQEVQPQLRRLLDDLPTTPAVVLGLRTDILAWNPMAAALFTDFARIPEERRNFVRLVFRDPVVRGLYPDWQWVARTSLAQLRMDAVRDPKDPRLAELVGELSLQDPDFRRWWGTHRVATQGTGTKVLQHPVVGRLTLDWSFLAPTTDPDQQLITLTAEPGSPSDERLRILASWAARDTRRPEARYRPDT, via the coding sequence ATGAGCAGCGGCAACGCGCGCCGGAGCGAGCTGGGCGCCTTCCTCAAGGCCAGGCGTACGGAGCTGAGCCCGGCCCAGGTCGGGCTGCCCGAGTCGGCCTCCCGGCGCAGGGTCAAGGGGCTGCGCCGGGAGGAAGTGGCCCTGCTCGCGTCGATCAGCCCCGACTACTACACCCGCCTGGAACAGGGCCGCCGTCAGGCGTCCGAGCCGGTACTGGACGCGCTCGCGCGGGTCCTGAGGCTGGACGACGGCGAGCGTGCGTACCTGTTCGAGCTGTCCGGCCGGGGTGCCGCCCGGCCCCGGCGGCGCACCGCGCAGGAGGTCCAGCCGCAGCTGCGGAGGCTGCTGGACGACCTGCCCACCACTCCGGCCGTCGTCCTGGGCCTACGCACCGACATCCTCGCCTGGAATCCGATGGCGGCGGCCCTCTTCACCGACTTCGCGCGGATTCCCGAGGAACGGCGCAACTTCGTACGGCTGGTCTTCCGGGATCCGGTGGTCCGGGGCCTGTACCCGGACTGGCAGTGGGTGGCGCGGACGAGCCTGGCGCAGCTGCGCATGGATGCCGTCAGGGACCCGAAGGACCCCCGGCTCGCGGAACTGGTGGGCGAGCTGTCGCTCCAGGACCCCGACTTCCGGCGCTGGTGGGGGACCCACCGCGTGGCCACCCAGGGCACCGGCACGAAGGTCCTCCAGCATCCGGTCGTCGGCCGGCTCACCCTCGACTGGTCCTTCCTCGCCCCGACGACGGACCCCGACCAGCAGCTCATCACCCTGACCGCCGAGCCGGGATCCCCCAGCGACGAGCGTCTGCGGATCCTCGCTTCCTGGGCGGCGCGGGACACCCGCCGTCCGGAGGCGCGCTACCGTCCGGACACATGA
- a CDS encoding DNA alkylation repair protein — protein sequence MTSSSRAPLERLRSELRELAEPQVRAQLLRVLSPSDDELLGVRVPVLRDLARRYRGLRPEEVDALLRSRVHDERFAGLLVLAEQMRVARGSGERGTLVDFYLARTGCVDNWDLVDGSAPVVLGTWLLEESQDVLDEVLDRLAGSASLWERRISVVATLPLIRADRYEPTFSLVKALRQDPEPLIHKALGWMLREIGRRDARALVDFLDLHAPELPRITVRHATERLGPEDRARFVRRR from the coding sequence ATGACGTCCTCCTCACGCGCGCCGCTGGAGCGGCTGCGGTCCGAGCTGCGGGAGCTGGCCGAACCGCAGGTACGCGCCCAGCTCTTACGGGTGCTCAGCCCCTCAGACGACGAGCTGCTCGGCGTAAGGGTCCCGGTGCTGCGCGATCTCGCGCGGCGCTACCGCGGGTTGCGGCCGGAGGAGGTGGACGCCCTGCTGCGCAGCCGCGTCCACGACGAACGGTTCGCCGGGCTCCTGGTGCTGGCCGAGCAGATGCGTGTCGCCCGTGGCAGCGGGGAGCGCGGGACGCTGGTGGACTTCTACCTGGCGCGCACCGGCTGTGTGGACAACTGGGATCTGGTGGACGGATCCGCGCCGGTCGTGCTGGGCACGTGGCTGCTGGAGGAGTCGCAGGACGTCCTGGACGAGGTGCTGGACCGCCTGGCCGGGTCGGCCTCCCTGTGGGAGCGGCGGATCTCCGTCGTGGCCACGCTGCCACTGATCCGCGCCGACCGCTACGAGCCGACGTTCTCCCTGGTCAAGGCGCTCCGCCAGGATCCAGAGCCGCTCATTCACAAGGCGCTGGGGTGGATGCTCCGGGAGATCGGCCGCCGCGACGCACGGGCGTTGGTCGACTTCCTCGACCTGCACGCCCCCGAACTGCCGCGGATCACCGTGCGCCACGCCACCGAGCGCCTGGGGCCGGAAGACCGGGCGAGGTTCGTGCGTCGACGGTAG
- a CDS encoding DUF4129 domain-containing protein translates to MEHGEHGRRRAVPGAVVAAGVVGALAVAALVLRPAEGLLHSGQGPLGHWGIVAIGSSVAWAAGVMLVVERLRSRIAADRDPLTPGEERLRRAAVPLLLAGPGVIGVLALVMHRFNRRSTSPTPPVELPPPVSPPPVLGRADPEGDSGHGSSVPLYVLLGLLAAVVAVVAAVLVVRRLRRRGLTVPALPERAGAPAGDEDARLLLAAVHSGRRALADTGDARTAVIACYAAMEDALVASGLRRHTSDSPADLLTRAADAGLAPGPAAPRLTTLFREARYSSHPMGPSHREAAADALEEIASLLHHGEAQR, encoded by the coding sequence ATGGAACATGGGGAGCATGGGAGACGCCGGGCGGTACCCGGGGCGGTGGTCGCCGCCGGGGTGGTCGGGGCGTTGGCGGTCGCGGCGCTCGTACTGCGTCCCGCCGAGGGCCTGCTGCACTCCGGCCAGGGGCCGCTCGGCCACTGGGGCATCGTCGCGATCGGGTCGTCCGTCGCCTGGGCGGCAGGGGTCATGCTCGTCGTCGAGCGGCTGCGTTCCAGGATCGCGGCCGACCGCGACCCGCTGACGCCGGGCGAGGAACGGCTGCGGCGGGCGGCCGTGCCGCTGCTCCTTGCCGGGCCGGGCGTCATCGGCGTACTGGCCCTGGTCATGCATCGGTTCAACCGGCGGAGCACATCACCCACCCCGCCGGTGGAGCTGCCGCCGCCGGTCTCACCGCCGCCGGTTCTCGGCAGGGCCGATCCCGAGGGGGATTCCGGGCACGGCTCCTCCGTGCCGCTGTACGTTCTGCTCGGCCTGCTGGCCGCGGTGGTCGCCGTGGTCGCCGCGGTGCTCGTCGTGCGGCGGCTGCGCCGACGGGGTCTGACCGTGCCGGCGCTCCCCGAACGCGCGGGCGCCCCGGCGGGGGACGAGGACGCGCGGCTGCTCCTGGCAGCCGTGCACTCCGGCCGCCGCGCCCTCGCCGACACCGGTGACGCCCGTACGGCCGTCATCGCCTGCTACGCGGCGATGGAGGACGCCCTCGTCGCGTCCGGCCTACGGCGGCACACCTCCGACAGTCCCGCCGACCTGCTCACCCGCGCCGCCGACGCGGGCCTCGCCCCCGGCCCGGCCGCGCCAAGGCTCACCACGCTGTTCCGCGAGGCCCGCTACTCCTCGCATCCGATGGGGCCCTCGCACCGGGAGGCCGCGGCCGACGCCCTGGAAGAGATCGCGTCGCTGCTCCACCACGGGGAGGCGCAGCGGTGA
- a CDS encoding AAA family ATPase, producing the protein MTSPTTPQPLTPAQVGEQAGAVLHEIERAVVGKPDALELVMLGVLAGGHVLVEDLPGLGKTLLARSFATTLGLDFRRIQFTPDLLPSDVTGAPLYDQRTGEMVFRPGPVFTHLLLADEINRTPPKTQAALLEAMAESQVTVDGETRPLADPFMVVATANPVEYEGTYSLPEAQLDRFQLRVRMGYLGAREELVMLRARIDRAAPEAVLRPLAGPADVVAWRRVVEGVEIDDDLLEYAVALVGATREHPQISIGASPRGGLALVQLARARAVLNGRDYVVPEDVKALAVPALAHRVSLRPELWVREVATDDVLREIVDSVGTPSTRRTAAVSS; encoded by the coding sequence GTGACGAGTCCCACCACGCCTCAGCCCCTTACCCCCGCGCAGGTCGGCGAGCAGGCCGGTGCCGTGCTGCACGAGATCGAACGTGCCGTCGTCGGCAAGCCGGACGCCCTCGAACTGGTGATGCTGGGCGTGCTGGCCGGCGGGCACGTCCTCGTCGAGGATCTGCCGGGGCTCGGCAAGACGCTCCTGGCCCGGTCCTTCGCCACCACGCTCGGCCTGGACTTCCGGCGGATCCAGTTCACGCCCGACCTGCTGCCGTCGGACGTCACGGGGGCGCCGTTGTACGACCAGCGCACCGGCGAGATGGTGTTCCGTCCCGGGCCGGTCTTCACGCACCTGCTGCTCGCCGACGAGATCAACCGGACGCCCCCCAAGACGCAGGCCGCGCTGCTCGAGGCGATGGCCGAGTCGCAGGTCACCGTGGACGGCGAGACGCGGCCGCTCGCCGACCCGTTCATGGTGGTCGCGACCGCCAACCCGGTGGAGTACGAGGGTACGTACTCGCTGCCCGAGGCGCAGCTCGACCGGTTCCAGCTGCGGGTGCGGATGGGCTATCTGGGCGCGCGGGAGGAGCTGGTGATGCTGCGGGCCCGGATCGACCGGGCCGCGCCCGAGGCGGTGCTCAGGCCGCTGGCGGGGCCGGCGGACGTCGTGGCCTGGCGGCGCGTGGTGGAGGGTGTGGAGATCGACGACGACCTGCTGGAGTACGCCGTCGCGCTCGTCGGCGCGACCCGCGAGCACCCCCAGATCAGCATCGGTGCCTCGCCGCGGGGCGGGCTCGCTCTGGTCCAGCTCGCGCGGGCCCGCGCCGTGCTGAACGGCCGCGACTACGTCGTCCCGGAGGACGTCAAGGCGCTCGCGGTGCCCGCGCTGGCCCACCGGGTTTCGCTGCGGCCGGAGTTGTGGGTGCGCGAGGTGGCCACGGACGACGTGCTGCGGGAGATAGTCGACAGCGTCGGCACGCCGTCCACGCGGCGTACGGCCGCCGTGTCGTCGTGA
- a CDS encoding DUF58 domain-containing protein gives MTAPAPAPRPGAAVVRALEGRTSPAQPPPPPPGGPRPGERTLRLLTVAVVALSAALLTGRAWLLALAAPPLVLLALALPRAYARRVETSAAVEPRRCFEGDTVTLRISVAHDGGAVRLDPGVTLGPGLRLDEVVVGASTVTLRHTALLWGRWSLGPVDLDVYDAGGTVRRTVRVEAAEVSVFPRPTQARFTPIPARLPQRLGEHASVQAGEGVEVVGVGAWVPGERQRRIHWPSTTRRGAVQLHRFAAERAADTVMLLDAFGDVVDPVTGVSSLDETVRAAAGLARAYLRTQDRVGVVSTGGTTRWLAPGTGDAAFYRIVESVLDVRRDRRFDGPGLERVPPPALPEGALVYVFTPLSDARMLKVLRDLQGRGRRPVVVEIPSGDPPVEPGDVSGELGLRLWHADRDAMRFALRDSGVPVLRHVVGEPLDLALAPLLSGRVGGRGR, from the coding sequence GTGACCGCGCCCGCGCCGGCACCCCGGCCCGGCGCCGCGGTGGTCCGTGCCCTGGAGGGGCGCACCTCCCCCGCGCAGCCGCCGCCCCCGCCGCCCGGCGGGCCGCGCCCCGGTGAGCGGACGCTGCGCCTGCTGACGGTCGCCGTCGTCGCGCTGTCCGCCGCCCTGCTCACCGGCCGGGCATGGCTCCTCGCGCTCGCGGCCCCGCCGCTGGTGCTGCTCGCGCTCGCGCTGCCGCGCGCGTACGCCCGGCGCGTCGAGACGTCGGCCGCCGTGGAACCGAGGCGCTGCTTCGAGGGCGACACCGTCACCCTCCGGATCTCGGTGGCCCACGACGGTGGCGCCGTCCGGCTCGATCCCGGGGTCACCCTCGGCCCGGGCCTGCGGCTCGACGAGGTCGTGGTCGGCGCGTCCACGGTGACGTTGCGCCACACGGCGCTGCTCTGGGGACGCTGGTCGCTCGGGCCCGTGGACCTCGACGTGTACGACGCCGGGGGCACCGTGCGCCGTACCGTGCGGGTCGAGGCGGCCGAGGTGTCGGTGTTCCCGCGCCCCACGCAGGCGCGGTTCACGCCGATTCCGGCGCGGTTGCCGCAGCGTCTCGGCGAACACGCCTCCGTACAGGCCGGCGAGGGCGTCGAGGTCGTCGGGGTGGGAGCGTGGGTGCCCGGGGAACGGCAGCGGCGCATCCACTGGCCGTCGACGACCCGGCGCGGCGCGGTGCAGCTGCACCGGTTCGCGGCCGAGCGTGCCGCCGACACGGTGATGCTGCTCGACGCGTTCGGGGACGTGGTCGACCCGGTGACCGGGGTGTCGTCCCTGGACGAGACGGTGCGGGCGGCCGCCGGGCTGGCCCGCGCGTATCTGCGCACCCAGGACCGGGTGGGGGTCGTCTCGACCGGGGGCACCACGCGCTGGCTGGCGCCGGGCACCGGGGACGCGGCGTTCTACCGCATCGTCGAGAGTGTCCTCGACGTCCGCAGGGACCGGCGCTTCGACGGACCCGGGCTCGAGCGGGTGCCGCCGCCCGCGCTGCCGGAGGGCGCCCTCGTCTACGTGTTCACTCCGTTGAGCGACGCCCGGATGCTCAAGGTGCTGCGGGATCTTCAGGGGCGGGGACGCCGCCCGGTGGTCGTGGAGATCCCGAGCGGGGACCCACCGGTCGAACCCGGTGACGTGTCGGGCGAGTTGGGGCTGCGGCTGTGGCACGCGGACCGGGACGCCATGAGGTTCGCCCTGCGGGACAGCGGGGTGCCGGTGCTGCGGCACGTCGTGGGTGAGCCGTTGGATCTGGCGTTGGCACCGCTGTTGTCCGGGCGGGTCGGCGGGAGGGGGCGATGA
- a CDS encoding PP2C family protein-serine/threonine phosphatase — MTAEPPWTGQVDYAALFAATPSPYLVVDRDLVIVSVNAAYCRVTGRAAGGLLGRYLFDAVPENPADPESDGARKVSASLRRVLATGQAESMAVQRYDIPSAERPGDFEERWWSPVNTPVFDPGGKVAWIIHRVEDVTAFIRERRHWLRSPVDSPGPPEAGMEAGIEAELYARAKALERLNEELRQAHARERQVAITLQEAMLRSPDLARHPDVAVRYLPAIGSLNVCGDWYDAVDLTDGRFFVAVGDVVGHGLEAATVMGMLRSALSAASRTVPGPAQALEVLGLYARSVEGALAATAVTALVDTRSQLIIYSSAGHPPPVLIRGDGTCHLLDQATDPPLGARLTHVPRPQAGIGYQPGDILVLYTDGLVERREEDIDISLRRLTDTLRQCLGLDPERLADVLLESLGVSHGARDDIALVVVGL, encoded by the coding sequence GTGACTGCTGAGCCACCGTGGACGGGCCAGGTCGACTACGCGGCGCTGTTCGCCGCGACGCCCAGCCCGTACCTGGTAGTCGACCGGGACCTGGTGATCGTGAGCGTCAACGCCGCCTACTGCCGCGTGACGGGGCGGGCGGCGGGGGGCCTGCTCGGCCGGTACCTCTTCGACGCCGTCCCCGAGAATCCCGCCGATCCCGAGTCCGACGGAGCGCGCAAGGTGTCGGCCTCCCTGCGACGGGTGCTGGCCACGGGGCAGGCGGAGAGCATGGCCGTACAGCGCTACGACATCCCCAGCGCCGAACGACCCGGTGACTTCGAGGAACGCTGGTGGTCACCGGTGAACACACCTGTGTTCGACCCCGGGGGCAAGGTCGCGTGGATCATCCACCGGGTCGAGGACGTGACCGCGTTCATCCGCGAACGCCGGCACTGGCTCCGCTCTCCCGTCGACTCCCCGGGCCCGCCGGAAGCCGGTATGGAGGCCGGAATCGAGGCCGAGCTGTACGCCCGGGCCAAGGCACTGGAGCGACTGAACGAGGAACTGCGGCAGGCACACGCCCGGGAGCGGCAGGTGGCGATCACCCTCCAGGAGGCCATGCTGCGCTCACCCGACCTCGCACGCCACCCCGACGTGGCGGTGCGCTACCTGCCTGCCATCGGCTCGTTGAACGTGTGCGGGGACTGGTACGACGCCGTGGACCTGACCGACGGGCGCTTCTTCGTCGCCGTGGGCGACGTGGTGGGCCACGGCCTGGAGGCGGCCACCGTCATGGGAATGCTGCGCAGCGCGCTGTCGGCGGCCAGCCGCACCGTCCCCGGCCCCGCCCAGGCGCTGGAGGTGCTGGGCCTGTACGCGCGTTCCGTGGAGGGCGCCCTGGCCGCGACCGCCGTCACCGCCCTCGTCGACACCCGCTCACAGCTGATCATCTACTCCAGTGCCGGGCACCCGCCGCCCGTCCTGATACGCGGCGACGGAACCTGCCACCTCCTCGACCAGGCCACCGATCCGCCTCTCGGCGCGCGGCTCACCCACGTGCCGCGCCCCCAAGCCGGCATCGGCTACCAGCCCGGCGACATCCTGGTCCTCTACACGGACGGTCTGGTCGAACGCCGGGAGGAGGACATCGACATCAGCCTGCGGCGCCTGACCGACACCCTGCGCCAGTGCCTCGGCCTGGACCCCGAGCGCCTCGCCGACGTCCTCCTGGAGAGCCTGGGCGTCAGCCACGGCGCCCGCGACGACATCGCCCTGGTCGTGGTGGGACTCTGA
- a CDS encoding MerR family transcriptional regulator, translating into MLIGEVARRSGVSARMLRHYESLGLVRPSGRTGSGYREYSGQDIRRIFHIESLRSLGLSLREIGRALDDPGFMPSELVGDLIHRTRERVAAETELLTRLSRIDAADPAGWEDVLQVVALLQALVSKSPGARQRAALSSGEEVPVPVEALVEAVLSEPDPIVAGALRWALARSGDRGPALLAEALGSPAAAVRERAVQSLAELPGDEVTGHLRHALAGPDAAVRGCAALALGTRGVAEAVPELVDMIVEGRNDTDAADALSVLAADTAMADRIADRIVGRLARATTGAPARGRLTQALAGIPGTRASHALEELSRDEDRAVALTAVYLRRLRA; encoded by the coding sequence GTGTTGATCGGTGAGGTGGCGCGACGGTCCGGGGTCAGTGCCCGCATGCTCAGGCACTACGAGTCGCTCGGTCTGGTGAGACCCTCCGGCCGCACCGGCTCCGGATACCGCGAGTACTCCGGGCAGGACATCCGGCGGATCTTCCACATCGAGAGCCTGCGGTCACTGGGACTGTCGCTGCGTGAGATCGGGCGCGCGCTCGACGACCCCGGCTTCATGCCGTCGGAACTCGTCGGTGACCTCATCCACCGGACACGCGAACGCGTCGCGGCCGAGACCGAGCTGCTCACGCGGCTGTCCCGGATCGATGCCGCGGACCCCGCCGGCTGGGAGGACGTTCTCCAGGTCGTCGCGCTCCTCCAGGCGCTGGTATCGAAGAGTCCCGGCGCCCGCCAACGCGCGGCCCTCTCCTCCGGCGAAGAGGTCCCGGTGCCGGTGGAGGCCCTGGTCGAGGCGGTTCTGAGCGAGCCGGACCCGATCGTCGCGGGCGCCCTTCGGTGGGCGCTGGCGCGGTCCGGCGACCGAGGCCCGGCGCTCCTGGCGGAAGCCCTCGGCTCACCGGCGGCCGCGGTGCGGGAACGCGCCGTGCAGAGCCTCGCCGAGCTGCCGGGCGACGAGGTCACCGGGCACCTGCGGCACGCTCTCGCCGGCCCCGACGCCGCGGTGCGCGGGTGTGCGGCGCTGGCACTCGGAACACGAGGCGTGGCCGAGGCGGTGCCGGAACTGGTCGACATGATCGTGGAGGGGCGGAACGACACCGACGCCGCGGACGCGCTGAGCGTGCTGGCCGCCGACACCGCGATGGCGGACCGGATCGCCGACAGGATCGTCGGCCGCCTCGCCCGCGCCACCACCGGAGCACCGGCACGCGGACGGCTGACCCAGGCCCTGGCCGGCATCCCGGGAACGAGGGCGTCACATGCCCTGGAGGAACTGTCCCGGGACGAGGACCGGGCCGTCGCGCTGACCGCGGTGTACCTCCGCCGCCTGCGCGCCTGA
- a CDS encoding HEAT repeat domain-containing protein, which produces MTTTKQDDADALRVLRTLEDHRSSVRLRAALAVGTTPDPRFVDKLVERSAIEPDFFVRDMLTWALTRHPVSVTLPGLVREVRSERARARSQALHTLSKIGDRRAWPAITPALLSDADDEVVRSAWRAAVVLVPEGDEPALARLLVTQLGRGGRETQLSLSRALVALGEAAEPALRAVATAADPLVRAHALATERLLRDPDTGFGYAIEEAKRVVALGGAPVEDDEERGMRDEG; this is translated from the coding sequence ATGACGACCACGAAACAGGACGACGCGGACGCCCTCCGGGTGCTGCGGACGCTGGAGGACCACCGTTCGTCGGTGCGGCTGCGGGCCGCGTTGGCGGTGGGAACGACGCCCGACCCGCGCTTCGTCGACAAGCTCGTCGAGCGGAGCGCGATCGAGCCCGACTTCTTCGTCCGCGACATGCTGACCTGGGCGCTCACCCGGCACCCGGTCTCCGTGACACTGCCCGGGCTGGTGCGCGAGGTCCGCTCGGAGCGCGCCCGGGCGAGGAGCCAGGCGTTGCACACACTGTCCAAGATCGGGGACCGGCGGGCGTGGCCGGCCATCACGCCCGCGCTGCTGTCCGACGCCGACGACGAGGTGGTGCGGAGCGCCTGGCGGGCCGCGGTCGTGCTGGTGCCGGAGGGCGACGAGCCCGCGCTGGCCAGGCTGCTGGTGACGCAGCTGGGCCGCGGTGGCCGGGAGACGCAGCTGAGTCTCAGCCGGGCGCTGGTCGCACTGGGCGAGGCGGCCGAGCCCGCTCTGCGCGCGGTCGCCACGGCCGCCGACCCGCTCGTGCGGGCGCACGCCCTCGCCACCGAGCGGCTGCTGCGGGACCCGGACACCGGCTTCGGCTACGCGATCGAGGAGGCGAAGCGCGTGGTGGCCCTCGGCGGAGCCCCCGTTGAGGACGATGAGGAACGAGGCATGCGGGATGAGGGATGA
- a CDS encoding effector-associated constant component EACC1, whose protein sequence is MRAAPDDDVQTALDLYAWLRKDPDIRRHAELTLGSSDPTGEAMGATGPPRRTAASQAAN, encoded by the coding sequence TTGAGGGCCGCGCCGGACGACGACGTACAGACCGCGCTCGACCTGTACGCGTGGCTGCGCAAGGACCCCGACATCCGCCGCCACGCCGAGCTGACCCTCGGGTCGTCGGATCCCACCGGCGAGGCCATGGGCGCCACCGGGCCTCCTCGCCGGACTGCAGCATCTCAGGCCGCCAACTGA
- a CDS encoding lysyl oxidase family protein produces the protein MTRTRTTRLRRPLLAGTTAVAAMAVTAGLVAATSEPAKAATGPKLSLIAATDSITLTSWKEEPGVYLDLGTYLTAEGTPFELKVTRKSYKDPVSVTQTVYEGGKAKSKVLPKGTVKDFAGLPGFAEITVTDKAGKKVLGRTEDFCPNNASGRVRPDAPATSKYPESCPTNPFTLGSVWGVEKGWAANTYAGSYSDSVKLAAGTYTAKIAVAKKYRDLFGIANKPATVKVTVQERSYEDEAGAAEPASRAASAGKHAGHGAAHQAPAAHAGHGPGHAPTPAQAGAPVTSGATPSYNVGHGPLKAAPPALPWALKKKEQAARSMRVGDTGGQTDGSRKAPALQPLAKRPAGKPNVPDVPKPDLRSLPAYGIVISDGEKDVPGKDYLAFSANVWNAGPAQLVVDGFRSPGKAKMDAYQYFYDAKGKQVGYTPTGTMEWDPRPGHVHWHFTDFASYRLLKADKKEAVRSGKEAFCLANTDAIDYTVKNANWHPFNTDLSTACGEENSISVREVLDVGSGDTYSQDLPGQSFDITDLPNGTYYIQVLANPEKRLKETSVDNNSALRKIVLGGKPDKRTVTVPAHDLVNAN, from the coding sequence ATGACCAGAACGCGCACCACCCGGCTGCGGCGTCCGCTGCTCGCCGGCACCACGGCCGTCGCCGCCATGGCCGTGACGGCCGGCCTCGTGGCCGCCACGTCCGAACCCGCGAAGGCTGCCACAGGGCCCAAGCTGAGCCTCATCGCCGCGACCGACTCGATCACGCTCACCTCCTGGAAGGAGGAGCCGGGCGTCTACCTCGACCTCGGCACCTACCTCACCGCCGAGGGAACCCCGTTCGAGCTGAAGGTGACCCGGAAGTCCTACAAGGACCCGGTGAGCGTCACCCAGACCGTGTACGAGGGAGGCAAGGCCAAGTCCAAGGTGCTGCCCAAGGGCACGGTGAAGGACTTCGCCGGGCTCCCCGGCTTCGCGGAGATCACGGTCACCGACAAGGCCGGCAAGAAGGTCCTCGGCAGGACCGAGGACTTCTGCCCGAACAACGCCAGCGGCCGGGTGCGGCCCGACGCGCCCGCCACCTCCAAGTATCCGGAGAGCTGCCCCACCAACCCGTTCACCCTCGGATCGGTATGGGGCGTCGAGAAGGGCTGGGCGGCCAACACCTACGCGGGCTCCTACAGTGACTCGGTCAAGCTGGCGGCCGGCACCTACACCGCCAAGATCGCCGTCGCCAAGAAGTACCGCGACCTGTTCGGCATCGCCAACAAGCCGGCCACGGTGAAGGTGACCGTGCAGGAGCGGAGTTACGAGGACGAGGCAGGCGCAGCCGAGCCCGCCTCCCGGGCCGCGTCGGCCGGCAAGCACGCCGGGCACGGTGCCGCCCACCAGGCACCTGCCGCGCACGCGGGCCACGGGCCGGGCCACGCCCCGACGCCCGCCCAGGCCGGCGCGCCGGTCACCAGCGGCGCGACCCCCTCGTACAACGTGGGCCACGGGCCGCTGAAGGCCGCTCCGCCGGCCCTGCCGTGGGCGCTGAAGAAGAAGGAGCAGGCCGCGCGCTCGATGCGGGTCGGTGACACGGGTGGCCAGACCGACGGCTCGCGCAAGGCGCCCGCCCTCCAGCCGCTCGCGAAGCGGCCCGCGGGCAAGCCCAACGTGCCGGACGTCCCCAAGCCCGACCTGCGCTCGCTGCCGGCCTACGGCATCGTCATCAGCGACGGCGAGAAGGACGTCCCCGGCAAGGACTACCTGGCGTTCAGCGCCAACGTGTGGAACGCCGGCCCGGCGCAGCTGGTGGTGGACGGCTTCCGCTCACCCGGCAAGGCCAAGATGGACGCCTACCAGTACTTCTACGACGCCAAGGGCAAGCAGGTCGGCTACACCCCGACCGGAACCATGGAATGGGACCCGCGCCCGGGCCACGTGCACTGGCACTTCACCGACTTCGCCAGCTACCGGCTGCTGAAGGCGGACAAGAAGGAGGCCGTGCGCAGCGGCAAGGAGGCCTTCTGCCTCGCCAACACCGACGCGATCGACTACACGGTGAAGAACGCCAACTGGCACCCGTTCAACACCGACCTGTCGACCGCCTGCGGTGAGGAGAACTCGATCTCCGTCCGCGAGGTGCTGGACGTCGGCTCCGGCGACACGTACTCGCAGGACCTGCCGGGCCAGTCCTTCGACATCACCGACCTGCCCAACGGCACGTACTACATCCAGGTGCTGGCCAACCCGGAGAAGCGGCTCAAGGAGACCAGCGTCGACAACAACAGCGCCCTGCGGAAGATCGTGCTGGGCGGCAAGCCGGACAAGCGGACGGTGACCGTGCCGGCGCACGACCTGGTGAACGCGAACTGA